In the Lepus europaeus isolate LE1 chromosome 10, mLepTim1.pri, whole genome shotgun sequence genome, AGAGCCTGGCTGCTGAGAGTAGTGTGCGTCTGGGCAATGCCATGGTTAAAAGTGGCAACAGTACCCACGGTGGGGGCTAGAGTTTGCTCAGTTGCTGGTGCAGTGGAGCTCAGGGTCATGACCTTGGCCTGGTTGCGGAACTGGGCGTTCTGTTCCAGAAGTACCTCGTTGGTGGCCAGCAGGTTGCTGACCTGCTTCTTGAGCTCCTCCACCCGCTTCCTGAGCATGGCATTCTCCTCCTCCAGCAGCCTGCACTCCACTCCGCGGGCCGGAGCCAGGCTGTACTCATAGGACTCAAAGTGCGGGCCGTCGGCAGGGCAGCAGCCACCTCGCCGGCGCTTGGGGCCCGGCTCATGGTCCTCAAAGCCTCGGTCGGGAAGGTCATAGATTATGTCATAGAGATCGTGACGTCGGCCAGGGGGCACTGAGCCTGTGGAGCCGCCCCCGCCAGAGCCGCCCCCGCTCCGAGCATCAAATTCAAAATCCCGCTGCAGGTGGCGGAACTTGCACTTGGCTCCTCTCTGACAGTCACCCTTCAGAAAGTCCCGGCAGATGGGGACCTCCTCCTTGCCATTTGGTAGGTCAGCCGGTGAGAGGCCCAGGCCGGCTGCCACTTTCTGCCTCAGCCGAGGGGGAAGCTCGCCTGTCTTTTTATAGCCATCCTCATCCTCCTTGGAGCCGTGGATGAAGCGGCAGTTTGGGCGACTGCACTCCTTGTTCTGGAAGTCGTGGCAGAAGATGAATTCATTTTTGCTCACCCCCAGGTTGGACACCTCGCTCATGTCTGGGTGGCGGTACCGGCAGCGCTTGCCTCGCTTGCACACATTCCTCAGGAAGTCTCTGCAGATGGCGTCCGAGCTGGCCCCGCCGCCACCTGCCCCTGCTCCACTGGCCTCCTCGCTGCCACTGCCTCCGGGGCCTCCCCCGCTGCTCCCAGTGCCGTTGGCATAGCCGTCCCGGTCAGGCATCCTGGTCCCCCCCAACTCAgggctttcttcctttccttgccACTCTTGGTGACTGCTGAAAAAGAGGAAAATTGTGTCAAACAAGAGTCCTCCAGAGAGATCGCAGGCCTTCTGACTACAGACCGGCAAGCTGGTAGGGCACTGGCCTTACAAGTGAAGAATTCAGGGGATGAAAATTCTGTGTGGACTGGCTGACGGGTCAGAAGTCCCGCCCAGACCCTTGTGCACCTGGTCTGGGTCAGAATGATTCACGCTTGCCTGGCTAACGGAGGAGAGAGGGAGTTAGGATAAAGCCACCTCATCTCACTAATGATGCGCCaagaagggggcagggagagagtaGTGTTAGATTTTATCTTCCCTTCTGAGCTGACCTTATTAAAGTTGTGGGTGTGCAATTAAAACTGCTACCAGTTTGAGGAGGGGGAACAGAGAACGGTTAACAGCTGGATAGGACAAATCACTTCTGACTTTCTAAAGCACAGTAGGGTAACTAGAGTTGCCCGCAATCATTTCGAAATAGGTAGAGAATTTACATTTGttctcaacacaaagaaatgacacaTATCTGAGGTGCTGGGTATGCCAACCACCTCGATCAGATCAGTACATGCTCTATGTGTGTggtgaaatgtcacactgtaccataaatatgtgtaattactgtgtcaattaaaaatatgtctttaattacaaaggagactcagaggaaaaagaaaacctgttcgTGCAGGAATGGGCTGGGAGGAGACTAGGAGCAGTGCCCAGATCGGGATGCTTAGCTACTGGGCTGTGGGTCACGTTCCCTGTAATCCCTCATCTGTGGGATCTCAGGTGAGGGCTCTGTCTCAGATCTCTACCATCCAACAGACTGGTGTCACCAGCGTGGGGACAGTTCCTAAACCTGTCTTCTTCAGTATTTGCTCCCTGCCCACCACTACTCCCAACTGTACAGAGGGCAGCCTCTCCTCTCCGGGGAGCAGATCGCAAGCCGGAGCCTCCACTTCTAGAGCCCCAGAACAAAAGGACCTGCGCCAAGGGCAAGGTGAGAGGGAGTTAATTTCACGGGAACAAGTGACCTTCCTTACCCTATTCTCCAAGCCCCCTTTCtacccacccccgcccccgccatggGAAGATCCCACTGACATCAAACCACACCACGCCTTACCCCACAAAGATCCTCTTTATTTATAGACTCCATAAAAGCTTTTTAAGTCTCCTATTTCCCAAGAGAGCTCTGGAATGTCAGTCCACTGCCCTAGTTCTAGCCCTCCCTTCTCTCCACCCCCAGGAAGACTGGAAGTCCCTGCGACCACGTGTCTAACCTCCTGAACCTCTTCTCAGCAGTGTTCGGGCTCCCCCTGCTGTTCAAACAAGAGAACTCATACTGTTGCCCCGCGAGCATAAGGGACTCTTTCGGCCTTGACCTGTATCATGCCTCACCCCATCACCTTGGCTGTGCCTTCAGATCTCCCAAAAGTAAGTGACCAGACCTGCGGCCAGAGCCACACAAGAAGCTCTAAAGGAAGTGGGCTCCTTTTCTTCCAAAAGTAGGCCAGAACAACAGCCATGTTCAGAGAAGAGATAAAAGATACAAACTGCGACCCCAAAGGGAAATGATTAGGCGAAGAACCAATGCCACTTCTCCAGGCCCGAGCCGCGCCGCAAGGCCCTCAGGAAGCGGCTCATTCCCTAGGACacgcctccccacccctctccccgcACTGGTACCTGAGGTAACTCAGGTGAACTCCGGGGCTCCTGTGGGTCTCCACCTCCACATCACTGCTGGGTTCTGAACAGGAAAGAACACAACAGAAACAGAGGCTTGGGTGCAAGAAAGGGTACGCGTGCAGGGCTACGGAGTGCCGGGGGCAAGAACGCCAAGAGCCCGGGGAGCCTCCGAATTTCCTTGGGGTTCACACCGAACTGCTCCAGCAGCAAGAACGAGGCGGCAGAACGCATTCGGGCAGGCGGGGAGGCTGCACTGGGATACCGGCCCCCAGCGAACAAAGAGGGAGGGGCGCCCCGCCTCGTGACGGAGGAGGATGCGGGGGTAGGACCCGGCCCGGGACTGGAGTTCTGGAGGCGGAACATGGAGTCGTGGGAGGGCAGCGACTGACAGTGCGGCGGGACGGCCGAGCCGACTGGAGGGCGGTGACTCGGACGCCTTCCAACTCCCCAGAGTTGGAGGGAAAAGTCCTAGGAGTTTCCCGGCAGCAAGTCCTCCAGCCCGGCGGGCTCCGTGCGGCGCTGCCAggacgcggcggcggcggcccggacCAGCAGGGCACTAAGAGAGCGCCAAgtgcggccggggccggggcggggggcaaCGAGTGTTCCTAGGTGACATCAAGATGCGGGGATGGGCAGGGCTGTGACGTCACGGAGCTGGCGTTTGCTCGCGAAAGCGGGGTCCGTCAGAAAAggggctctgccctgggcttCCGTGAAACAGCCAGCTCGGTCCTGGGGGGCCGCGTGTGGCCCGGCCGAGCGCGGCCACTAGGCCGGCCTCGACTCCTCCCCTCCGGGCGCGGCCTCTACCTCAGCCTCCCGCCTCCCtcacctgccgccgccgccgtaGTTGCTGCTGCCGCCTGCCGGTCCTCTAGCTTCGACAAAGAGCCGCCCACCCTACGGCTCTTCCGCTTCCTGCGGAAGAAGTGGCGCTCTAGCCGCCAGACCCGGAACCACACTCTATGGTGTGCGCGGGCCGAGCGACGAGCCGCAGGAAGTTCCCGGCAAGCTCCGCGCGTCACCATGGCAACCGACCACACAGCGTCGCGGCGCTCGGGCAGCGCGACGAGCACTCGGCCGTGAACTCGAACCCAGTCCCCGAGCGCGCTTTCCCACAGCTGCGCGGACGCCCACCGCCGCGCCCCGCCTCTTGGACATCCTCCACGCCGACCCCCACCCAGCGGAGAAACCAAGGACACACAAGTTTGGCTCTTCGGCTAGGACAGCAGAGGCTTTTTATTGTACGCGCGTTACAGTCGGCCACAACAGAACAGGATTAGTCCAGAAAGCCCCGGCCCAGGGCGGCCTCCGGGGCCGTTTCGGTGTCGGCGGAGCGGTCTCCCAGGTGTTCGCAGCGATCCGAGTCTCGGCCGAGCCGGACGCAGCGGCTCGCAGTCCAACAGCTGCACCGGCGTCCCGGGACGGGCATTCCTGCTCCTGCCCTCGGCCGTCACGCGCACACAGCCAGCGATCTACTTGGACCTCTGTCTCATCTTTCTTCTTTTGCGCTTCAGCCTGAAAAGCAAGAAGCGAGACTGCGCCACCTGCACACACCCCGCAGGCCTCGCGTTCCCCCTCCCCCTGAAGTCGAACACAAAGCAGCACACAGCCCCCATCATGGTCCTTCACGTCCCCCCTCCTAAAGCCGTTCCGACTCCCAAGCCGAGCTGTTCCCGTCTCACCCGGGCCGCGCCCCACTTCCCTCCCCCGGGCTGGCCAAGTCCCGACGTACCTGCGCATTCGCTTCTTCCTCCACTACCGGCCGATCACAGGCAGGGAATGGAAAAAAGGGCTCGTCTTAGTAACAGGTCCAGGCAGAGCAGCGCGCTATTCAGCTGCAGAGTCTGGCTCGGGGACTCGGTCGCAGACACTGGGTAATACTGCCTCCGACCCCTCTCCCCCAACGCCTTCGCtgttccctccctgcccctccctcaaaCTACCCTTCCGCGCCCGCCAGGTCTTGGGGACCCTTGGGACGGCTTCCTTCTCCGGGCCGGCCCCCACTCGCCAACTCCTACCTCCCGAGCTCAACTCTGGGGGCCGCTCACCTTGGCTCTCATGGCGCGGAGGTCTCTAcggggaaagagaaaaagactgcAGTTAGTCCGCTGTGATGATGGCCAGTGCACAGGTCAGATGTCAACGGATTGTCCGTGCGGCCCGAACACCAGCAGCGCCAACACTCACCCAGGAAGATGGCGCTAAAgccgagagagcgagcgagttcCGCCCGCGGCTATTTAACGGCGCGCTGCGTGTCGTCACTTCcgtcgccccgcccccggcgcggGCCGCTCAGGAAGAGTAACAATGGCTTTGGGCCTCGGACGCCAGCGAAGTGGCGGGGCTGAATTTTCCTGGGAAGCCCGTTTTGATGTCGCGTTCCCAGCCCACGCCGCTCTCGCTTGACTACGAAGACCTCGTCGCTGCTGCACGAGCACCTGCTTCCTACGGAGCTCCGAGCGGTGCGGATGGGAAAGGGCAGCAGCTTCCGCTGTCCCTCGCATCGCTTCTTGGGAGTTGAAGTTTCTTGACGAAGTCCTCCATTTTATTCCGGATAGGTACGGACTGTAGAAATAAACTCCTAATTTCTCTTGCCGCTTTGCCTTATTTAAACTACCGCAAGGAGATTCGGTCTTGGGACGTCCGAAGGCCCTAAGACTCCCCCGCGTGGAAGGACAGGAAGAGGGTAATCGGAGAGGCTATCTACTGCAGAAGAGATCCCCTCCTGTTCCCTCAGAACTCTTGAGAATACAGTAaccctctgtgtaactcggactttctaataaataagtagatcttaaaaaaaaaaaaaacaatacaataaCCGCAGTATGGTGTTCTCCACGTCACTAGAGATTCCCAGTCACCACGCGCCGTCTGTCCCTAGCTAGCAGTGCATATCTAACCGTGGGCAGTGAGGAGAAAGACCAGCTACGTCTTCTCCAGGGAGGCGTGATAGCGTTAAGGAAAAGAACTTCTCACCAGTCTTTTGGTACAGTCAGCTGAGAAGCACCAGAAAACAAACATCCCCAAAGATTTGGCTCCAGGAAATGTCACTAAAGCGTAAAGGAACAACCACGCAGCCTTCATGTTATTGTTTTAAACACTGTGAAGATTTTTTTGTTACAGTCCCTTCTTGGATCTGATGGATTCTCTATCAATAATATTGCACTTTATTATAAAACaaggttttaaaaatttagggtcctaaataccgtatgttctctctgacctgtgataatagaacacctaaaagacAATCTATAgtaaagtgaaattgacactttgagaagcagtgactttgaacagcccttgtcttgactgttgtgggtttttttttcccatactatttgttgaattcctaacatagtcatatgtgtataaagttaatagaaaatagatgttagtaaaaaataagaatgggaataggagagggaggaggaagaggggtaggagtgtgggaggcagagcaggtacggtgggaagaaccaccatgttcctaaagttgtaattatgaaatatatgaagtttgtattccttaaataaaaggcttatgGGGGGAAAACAAAGGAACCCTtttacattgctggtgggaatggtAAGTTAGTACAGCTGCTGTGGAAAGTGgcatgaagggtcttcaaaaatagaactgccataagTCCAGCAATCTTGCTACTTGGTGTATAtacaagataaataaatctgttaaaaaaaaaaaagtttagggtcCTAGTTCCAAATGTTTCAGTAGTTCTAACATTGTCACTGTCAGAATATgaccaaaaaaattattttttagatttatctgaaaggcacaatgagagagggggaaacatcttccatctgctgcttcacttcccagatgcccacaacagccagagttgggccaggtgaaaccaagagccaggcactACACCCAGGTCagccacgtgggtgccaggaaccgcgcacttgggccaccactgctgcctgccagatgcattagcagaaagctggactgaaaggtcgctgggactccagtgtgggatccGAATGTCTCAAGCTGcacctcaacctgctgtgccacaatgcctgccctgatgaATCcttaaaaaccaaccaaacagAAGCAAACAAGCCTTGCAGAATTCTAACAAGACCACCAGAATTTCAACTGTTAATTCCCAACAAGTCAATCTgagggtggggctggtgttgaggtgcggtgggttaagctgccacctgcgaccaCAGTATCCTGTATAAGCACCcaggtctgcttccaatccagctctctgctgacatgtctgggaaggcagcggaggttggcccaagtgcctggacccctgccacccatgtgggaaaagctcctggctgtggcctggctgtggcccagccctagccactgtgcccatttggggagtgattcagcagattgAAGGCCTCTTTCCCTATTTTGCTGTCactctggccttcaaataaaCTAACACCGTatagggatgttggcattgcaggtggctttaccagctgtaaCACCGGTCCCCAAGAAGCTATTTTCTAAGAACACTTTTAGGTTATAGCAAACTGAAAAGGCAGGTATTTTCCACATAGTTGCTGTCCTCCCCACCCCTAGCCTGCCTCCTACATTATCTGCATTGccaccacagaaataaatttgtaaataactgaggactggggccagcactgtggcatagcgggtaaatctGACGTCTGCAGCCACCGGCatatataggcgctggtttgagtcccagctgctccacttcagatccagctccctcctaatgtgcctgggaaagcaggggaagatgcctcgctcacgtgggagacctaaatgaagttctgagctttggctggcccagccattgcagccatttggggagtgatccagtggatgggaaggcctctgtctcctgttaactctgcctttcaaataaataaataacaaacataTATAATGACAAGTCATCACTTGGAAGACCATAGTTTAGCTATGGGTGTGGACAGATGTATAATGGAGAGGCATCAACGGGCGGATCAAGTTTTTAGGGTGAATTACTCCATGTGTTATATGAGGGATACTTATTCTATACTTGTTTTGTTCCAGCGAACTATGTCCAGGGCAGCAGTGCCTCACAGGTAGGCATACACCCACATCTTAATGACCTACCCAATCTGTCTCACCCTGAAACTAGCATTTCTTCCTGGTTTCTGAATCCAGATAAGCAATGTGCAGTTATTTATTGCAGTATGCGTGAACAAATGATGGGaacaagggggccggcgctgtgtcacagcaggttaaactgctgcctgtgcactagcatcccatttgggtggtggtttgagccccagctgctccccttcagatctagcttcctgctgattgcctgggaaagcaagggaagatggcccaagtagttgggcccctgcactcaggtgggagacctggatggagttccagccccagccattgtggccatttgagaagtgaaccagcagatggaagatctgactccctctctgcaactctgccttttaggcaaatacagaaatcttaaaaaacagagggTTTCTAGTTTAGAAAGTTAAATCACCAAGCTCCCATAGATAATTTACTCTTATCTTCAGGGAATCCAGGATCTGTTTTCCCCAAGGCCCCCTTGCTTCTGAAAGGTAGGCTACAGCACTATAGCAGACCATTCCAATCATTCCTGCAAACCGCACCCTACCCCAGATAACAGCAGCATACAAAGGCACATCATTATGAGCAAATCCAAATTTATTTTAACGCCATGTCATTTTCAAGGTGTTTAAAAACCTCATAACTTAGTGGGAGCCCTGGTTCCCTGGGACAGCATGCCAGAGGTACTGAAATTTGTCACCTTTCTCTACAACCCCCCAGCAATGCATCCAATCCAAGTCCAAAGCTCCAGAAAGCCAGGAGTTGTCTCTTCAGTCTACTCCTCTGATTCCTGATTTCTTTCAAGGGAAGGAGGTCAACATATTTCAGACAGGGAACAAAACCACAGTTGAGCTTCCACCTTAGGTGTGTGTAAGATGGAGTGGGGAGATCCCCCTGACTCCACAGAAAAGGACACGGTTGAGATGGACTACTTCTTTACAGCCTTGtgaaaatggaggaaaaaaaagggggaaaaaaaagatcctgCAGAAAGTAAATGACTAAAAAAATTTACAAACGAGGATCCATTTATTAGATAAGAATCTCTTCATAAATGGAGGCTCCGGCCCCTAAAAATGGGAGGGGCCTGATGAGACAGCCTGGATCTGAGGAGCAATCTGCCATCACGTAAATCACAATCTGAACAGCTCCTCTTAATTTGGAGGCCAAAATAGTAGGGGAGAGTGGGAAGAGAACAAAGCCCCAAACAGACGGGGGAATGCTGCCATCGGAGTGGTATAAAAAATCTCAGCTGAGTTTATAATGGTGGCGGCTGATTTGGCCTCCTCCCTGTTCTGTTGTAGGGCCACAGGCATTGACTAAGCAGAGAATCGTAGAAAAGGCTAGAAAGAGGGGCTTGAAGACGGTGGATTTTGACTCCTGATTTTATTATCCAATTGCTTTTTCCTATTTAAAGTAGTCTTCGGCGGCTGGGAAGCCTGGCCTCCCGAGACCAGAGTCAGTGGGAGCCGGTGGTTGTCGgaaagggctggggtggggctggggtggggcagggagacccTGCTCTGCTGGCGGTCCTGGGTGGAGAAAACGAACCGCACTTCAGAGCCCGGGGTGCAGTGGGAAGGGGATGAGGCAGGAGCAGCAAGCTGGGGTACGGGACCCACCTCAGTCCCCAGCCTCATTTTCTTCTAACGTCTCCCCACTGGTGGCATTCTCTGCAGTCTTGGAGGCCTACGTGGGAGAAAAGGAGCGGGAGAAGACTTGTCAGTTCTTACTCGGGAGTGGTGGCCCAGCTAAGGACAGGCTGAGGAAAGCTCCGCAGAAATCCACACACAGGCCACGGGGACGACCACAACacaccttctttttcttctttttctgcgTTTTCCGACTTGCAGAACTCTGGAGGAGGGCCTGGAAAACAGGAGGAAGAAGGCAACAGCTGTTGAGGCAAGTGGAGGAAGCGCCAGTGCGGAGGGTGACTGATGGTGCCCTAGCTCAGGACCCCCCGACGCGGGGCCCACTCCCAGCCCGGCGCCACACTGCCACCACCTCCCGTGCACACTTACCTTCAGCTCTGCGTCCTGGACCTCCAGCTCCGACTTGTAGAGGTCAGGCTCGAAGGGACCGCTGGTTATCCTCATGGGGCCGTTGGGCAtgagcagaactgtaaatttaaaCTGGGCAACAAATTCACCTGAGGAAAAACGAAGGCGTGCTTTGAAAAAACTGTTCCTTTGTCATACTGAGCCTCTCTCCTCAAGTTCCTGGGAGAACAGTACCATGTACTCAGGGCCCCAGAGAGAAGCCCTCTCCCCAGGACTCACCCTCCTTCTCATAGAGAACATTAAACGGCTGCAGCAGTTCGTGTTTGGCACATTCCACCACACCCATCCGAGCCTTCTTCTCATCTTCAAATGCTCTGGGTGAGGGAAGAAGGAATTCAGAGGTATCCTTAACTTCTCATCAAGTCTCACCACTTTGCCCATGTTTTTAAATAGCTCCTAGCCTCAGGCCAAGATCATGCTAAGGATTGCTCTTTTACATTACCTTCAATGAGAAGGcgatggggagaggaagggagagagcaggTGCCCACGAGCATGAGCTACAAGTCtaggcaggagaggagagggagggagggaagggggaggcaaAAGTGTTGGTTCCTGGGAGCATGGTCTGTGAGTCAGACTGGTTCCAAGTCCCGTCCTTGTGAAGTGCAGTACCTTAAGGTAAATGGCATGGCATCAAAACGCCTCTCCACCTCACTGAAGAAGGCACGCGAGGTTTTCATTTTCAGGCCATATTGTTTAGATGGGTCTCGTTTGTAAATGGTGGTTCTCTGTCCTGCATCCTTGGCCTGAAAGAGTTAAGTCAGGGCAAATAAGGTCTGGCGAACACACCCTCAGGCACTGAGCCCAGGGAACTCTGGGACTCTCCTCACCTTGCCCTCTCCTGAGCTGACGAGGACATCCACAGCATATACTTCATGCACTTCGAATTCGGCTTTTTCATGGTCCTTCCTGGAAGGAATGGAGAAATGGGGAGCCGTTAACAAGAAGTAGCTCCCGGGAGTCTGGGTAGATAGAAGGGGGATAAGATCAAGTTGGGAGCAAGTACAAAAAGTGGGTGACCAGTCTGATGGGGCTGAGGAAGAGCAGTGAGCTGGCACCTACTTCTGCTGGTCTGTGGGATTCTGGATAATGGTTTTCTCTCCATCGATGACATGCTGCTTCAGTTGGTGGGACAGCATACCTGCAGACAGCACAGGCCTATGGCTATCGAGAATCCCCAAAGGTTTCCAAATCCACCCACCTAACTAGTTTGGTGGAGCAGCCAATGAGGAAG is a window encoding:
- the ZC3H10 gene encoding zinc finger CCCH domain-containing protein 10, translating into MPDRDGYANGTGSSGGGPGGSGSEEASGAGAGGGGASSDAICRDFLRNVCKRGKRCRYRHPDMSEVSNLGVSKNEFIFCHDFQNKECSRPNCRFIHGSKEDEDGYKKTGELPPRLRQKVAAGLGLSPADLPNGKEEVPICRDFLKGDCQRGAKCKFRHLQRDFEFDARSGGGSGGGGSTGSVPPGRRHDLYDIIYDLPDRGFEDHEPGPKRRRGGCCPADGPHFESYEYSLAPARGVECRLLEEENAMLRKRVEELKKQVSNLLATNEVLLEQNAQFRNQAKVMTLSSTAPATEQTLAPTVGTVATFNHGIAQTHTTLSSQALQPRPVSQQELVAPAGAPAAPPTNAAPPAAPPPPPPHLTPEITPLSAALAQTIAQGMAPPPVSMAPVAVSVAPVAPVAVSMAQPLAGITMSHTTTPMVTYPIASQSMRITAMPH
- the PA2G4 gene encoding proliferation-associated protein 2G4, with the translated sequence MSGEDEQQEQTIAEDLVVTKYKMGGDIANRVLRSLVEASSSGVSVLSLCEKGDAMIMEETGKIFKKEKEMKKGIAFPTSISVNNCVCHFSPLKSDQDYILKEGDLVKIDLGVHVDGFIANVAHTFVVGVAQGTQVTGRKADVIKAAHLCAEAALRLVKPGNQNTQVTEAWNKVAHSFNCTPIEGMLSHQLKQHVIDGEKTIIQNPTDQQKKDHEKAEFEVHEVYAVDVLVSSGEGKAKDAGQRTTIYKRDPSKQYGLKMKTSRAFFSEVERRFDAMPFTLRAFEDEKKARMGVVECAKHELLQPFNVLYEKEGEFVAQFKFTVLLMPNGPMRITSGPFEPDLYKSELEVQDAELKALLQSSASRKTQKKKKKKASKTAENATSGETLEENEAGD